In Mastigocladopsis repens PCC 10914, a single window of DNA contains:
- a CDS encoding transposase family protein has product MNRHFTHLLNLPSVTVASWDATQDSLSFQLKVLAEGTNCPHCRNYTKELHQTRPIVVRDLPVGGKDVYLKLPRRQFYCRVCQCYITERLQFIDWRRKYTQRYEEKIYSQINHTNIEQISQQQHLGVEQIKNIFNYISQKRKKQHRLELSKKMFCYETYGKDNQKLSP; this is encoded by the coding sequence ATGAACAGACATTTCACACATTTACTAAATTTACCTAGTGTAACCGTAGCATCTTGGGATGCTACTCAGGATTCACTTTCTTTTCAGTTAAAAGTTTTAGCTGAAGGTACGAACTGCCCACATTGCCGTAACTACACGAAAGAATTACATCAAACCAGACCAATTGTAGTTAGGGATTTACCAGTAGGTGGTAAAGATGTTTACCTAAAGTTACCACGTCGTCAATTCTATTGCAGAGTATGCCAGTGCTACATTACTGAGCGATTACAGTTTATCGATTGGCGTAGAAAGTACACACAAAGATATGAGGAAAAGATTTACTCGCAAATCAATCATACCAATATTGAGCAAATTAGCCAACAGCAACACCTTGGTGTTGAGCAAATCAAGAACATTTTTAACTACATAAGTCAAAAGCGAAAAAAACAGCACCGCCTTGAACTAAGTAAAAAGATGTTTTGCTATGAGACTTACGGAAAAGATAACCAAAAATTATCACCATAA
- a CDS encoding multicopper oxidase domain-containing protein — translation MPNIFTLDKEKLISRRHLLKLGLVGAGVTSAASWQIFNSRSQPQVKVPPVETVATSDLATPSKMVREFEYGTLKRENGRIIREFRLTAATSIIQLNSAVSFNIWDLNGHIPGPTLRAKQGDRVRVLFFNQAGHSHSLHFHGVHPSDMDGIRPVRHGAATIYEFDAEPYGVHLYHCHIEPVTRHVAKGLYGMFIIDPPTARPPADEIVLVMAGYDVNDDNRNEYYAFNGLPHYYMDHPIRIYQNQLIRLYVLNIIEYDPVATFHLHANFFKVYPTGMTTKASFESDVITMGTAERHILEFAFRYPGKYMFHPHQDAIAENGCMGQFEVVAESNSQKMTKSS, via the coding sequence ATGCCTAATATATTTACTTTAGATAAAGAAAAACTTATAAGCCGTCGTCATCTGTTGAAGCTAGGTTTAGTAGGTGCTGGTGTGACTAGTGCGGCGTCATGGCAAATATTCAACTCCCGAAGCCAGCCACAGGTAAAAGTACCACCCGTGGAGACAGTGGCTACTTCTGATTTGGCTACCCCCTCCAAGATGGTGCGGGAATTCGAGTATGGTACTCTAAAGCGGGAAAATGGGCGTATAATTCGAGAATTTCGCTTGACTGCTGCTACTTCCATTATTCAGCTCAATAGTGCTGTTTCTTTCAATATTTGGGATTTAAATGGTCACATACCAGGACCGACACTAAGGGCAAAACAGGGCGATCGCGTGCGCGTACTGTTTTTCAACCAGGCGGGACATTCGCACTCTCTACATTTTCATGGCGTCCACCCCTCAGATATGGATGGCATTCGTCCAGTTCGCCACGGTGCAGCAACGATCTATGAATTTGACGCGGAACCCTATGGCGTTCATCTGTACCATTGCCACATTGAGCCAGTCACCCGTCATGTTGCTAAAGGGTTGTACGGAATGTTTATCATCGATCCCCCCACTGCGCGTCCTCCAGCGGATGAGATAGTACTAGTTATGGCTGGGTATGACGTGAATGATGATAACCGTAATGAATATTATGCCTTCAACGGTCTGCCCCACTACTACATGGATCATCCTATCCGCATTTACCAAAATCAGTTGATTCGGCTGTACGTGCTTAACATCATTGAATATGATCCAGTAGCAACGTTTCACCTACACGCCAACTTTTTTAAAGTTTATCCCACAGGAATGACCACCAAAGCGTCTTTTGAAAGCGATGTCATCACAATGGGGACAGCCGAACGGCACATCTTGGAATTTGCCTTTCGCTATCCGGGTAAGTATATGTTTCATCCCCATCAAGATGCGATCGCAGAAAACGGATGCATGGGTCAATTTGAAGTAGTAGCTGAGAGTAACTCTCAAAAGATGACAAAAAGTTCCTGA
- a CDS encoding energy-coupling factor ABC transporter permease, whose amino-acid sequence MTASSFYLIVCLPKPAYAMHIMEGFLPPGWAIFWWVVALPFFALGLRSLTRITKATPELKLLLALAGAFTFVLSALKMPSVTGSCSHPTGTGLGAVLFGPLAMSVLGSLVLLFQALLLAHGGLTTLGANAFSMAIVGPFVAFWIYRLVMQTGKQRLAIFLASAVADLTTYLVTSVQLALAFPTATGGFMASFIKFAGIFAVTQVPLAISEGLLTVLVWNWLSNYGRQELEMLQLIKPES is encoded by the coding sequence ATGACGGCTAGTAGCTTCTACTTAATTGTGTGCCTACCTAAACCAGCCTATGCCATGCACATAATGGAAGGCTTTTTACCACCAGGCTGGGCAATTTTTTGGTGGGTTGTCGCATTACCATTTTTTGCGTTGGGATTGCGATCGCTCACTCGCATCACTAAAGCCACTCCTGAACTAAAATTACTCTTAGCATTGGCAGGAGCCTTTACTTTTGTGCTTTCGGCATTGAAAATGCCTTCAGTAACAGGGAGTTGTTCTCATCCTACAGGTACAGGATTAGGAGCAGTGCTATTTGGTCCTTTAGCCATGTCAGTGCTAGGTAGCTTAGTCTTGCTATTTCAAGCACTATTGTTAGCACATGGCGGTTTAACAACACTGGGAGCCAATGCATTTTCCATGGCAATTGTCGGACCATTTGTTGCCTTCTGGATATATCGATTGGTGATGCAAACTGGCAAGCAAAGGTTGGCGATATTTCTAGCATCTGCTGTTGCAGATTTGACAACCTATCTTGTGACTTCCGTACAACTGGCTCTTGCCTTCCCCACAGCTACGGGTGGTTTTATGGCATCATTTATTAAATTTGCAGGAATCTTTGCCGTAACACAGGTTCCCTTGGCAATTAGCGAAGGATTATTGACAGTCTTGGTATGGAATTGGCTTTCTAACTATGGTCGTCAAGAACTAGAAATGTTACAGCTCATTAAACCGGAAAGTTAG
- a CDS encoding energy-coupling factor ABC transporter substrate-binding protein, translating into MTKQNQKWNNWLLVLAVLVLTVTPLMLRKGAEFGGSDGQAQEEIKKIQPQYEPWFNSLIQLPSKEVESLLFAVQAAAGAGVIGYVIGLYKGRSEQSNKQNENSD; encoded by the coding sequence ATGACTAAGCAAAATCAAAAATGGAATAACTGGCTGTTGGTATTAGCGGTGTTAGTATTAACAGTCACGCCACTTATGCTAAGAAAAGGTGCGGAATTTGGCGGTTCAGATGGTCAAGCTCAAGAGGAAATAAAAAAAATACAGCCCCAATATGAACCTTGGTTTAATTCATTAATTCAGTTGCCTAGTAAAGAAGTTGAAAGCTTATTGTTCGCAGTGCAAGCAGCAGCAGGTGCTGGTGTGATTGGCTATGTTATAGGGTTATACAAAGGGCGCTCCGAACAAAGCAACAAACAAAATGAAAATTCAGATTGA
- the cbiQ gene encoding cobalt ECF transporter T component CbiQ → MKIQIDTLAYTNRLRWLPPEQKLLFAIALLIIAAFSHPQVQVLIAVWMSIWTVIYAGIPAKTYLKLVYLATLFWLTSLPALVINGVDISQLHLVPNDSVSGLTFGSYYVYISHNGIEQGLTILTRAIASLSCLYFIMLTIPFSELLQILRRVGVPVLLTELLLLMYRFIFVLLNTTAELWTAQQSRGGYRTFTTGMKSLALLIGQLLKRTIENYRQVSLSLAARGFSGELRVWHPHRYHQSKRYTIEAIAGCAVLIGLELWKYAGMVTRI, encoded by the coding sequence ATGAAAATTCAGATTGACACCTTAGCTTACACTAATCGCTTACGTTGGTTGCCACCAGAACAAAAATTGCTATTTGCTATTGCCTTGCTGATAATTGCTGCCTTTTCCCATCCACAGGTTCAAGTTTTGATAGCAGTTTGGATGAGTATTTGGACAGTTATCTATGCAGGGATTCCTGCTAAAACTTATTTGAAATTAGTTTATTTGGCTACTCTGTTTTGGTTAACTAGTTTACCAGCTTTAGTCATTAATGGAGTAGATATTTCCCAACTGCATTTAGTGCCAAATGACTCAGTCAGTGGGTTGACTTTTGGCTCTTATTATGTATACATCAGTCACAACGGTATTGAGCAGGGATTGACTATCTTAACGCGAGCGATCGCCTCTCTTTCCTGCCTGTACTTTATCATGTTAACTATCCCCTTTTCCGAACTTTTACAAATATTGCGTCGTGTCGGTGTTCCAGTGCTTTTAACCGAGCTTCTATTGCTGATGTACCGCTTTATTTTTGTCCTTTTAAATACCACTGCCGAGTTATGGACTGCTCAACAATCTCGTGGTGGCTACCGCACTTTTACGACTGGGATGAAAAGTTTAGCACTGTTGATTGGGCAATTACTAAAGCGAACTATAGAAAACTATCGTCAAGTTTCCTTGAGTTTAGCCGCACGGGGTTTTAGTGGAGAATTGCGGGTTTGGCATCCCCATCGCTATCATCAATCCAAGCGTTATACCATAGAAGCAATTGCCGGGTGTGCAGTATTAATAGGATTGGAATTGTGGAAATATGCAGGAATGGTTACTCGAATTTGA
- a CDS encoding energy-coupling factor ABC transporter ATP-binding protein — protein MQEWLLEFEQVHYTYSGTQQSALNGLTLRIPAHKRCALIGQNGCGKTTLFLLANGLYKPQKGVVHWQGEPLKYDRNYLMKLRQKVGLIFQNPEQQLVASTVEEDISYGLCNLGLPEAEIEKRVEQALVEFGLTELAQRPVHHLSLGQKKRVSIADVMVLRPELLLLDEPTAYLDKLHTRNLMATLKKIHASGTSILMATHDLDLVYRWADWIFVMDRGRLVLEGKPQDVFTQREILEELQLGVPLIYEMLFADGVAEEGPVLERLRQRILNLFRYF, from the coding sequence ATGCAGGAATGGTTACTCGAATTTGAGCAGGTACATTACACCTATTCTGGCACACAACAATCGGCTCTCAATGGTCTGACGCTACGGATTCCTGCTCATAAAAGATGTGCATTAATAGGTCAAAATGGTTGTGGTAAAACGACCCTATTTTTGTTAGCTAATGGTTTATACAAACCTCAGAAAGGAGTTGTGCATTGGCAAGGCGAGCCACTAAAATATGACCGTAACTACCTCATGAAGTTACGCCAAAAAGTCGGGTTAATTTTTCAAAATCCAGAGCAACAACTGGTAGCCTCTACAGTGGAAGAAGATATTTCTTACGGGTTGTGTAATTTGGGTTTACCAGAAGCAGAAATTGAAAAGCGAGTCGAGCAAGCTTTAGTAGAATTTGGTTTAACTGAATTAGCTCAAAGACCAGTTCATCATCTTAGTTTGGGACAAAAAAAGCGAGTTTCCATAGCAGATGTGATGGTGCTACGACCTGAACTTCTGTTGTTAGATGAACCTACAGCTTATCTGGATAAGTTGCATACCCGTAACCTGATGGCAACCTTGAAAAAGATTCATGCATCTGGAACATCAATATTGATGGCAACCCATGACCTTGATTTAGTTTATCGCTGGGCAGATTGGATCTTTGTCATGGATAGAGGAAGACTCGTTTTGGAAGGAAAGCCGCAGGATGTGTTTACTCAACGAGAGATTTTAGAAGAATTACAGTTAGGAGTGCCACTTATATATGAAATGTTATTCGCTGACGGAGTCGCTGAAGAGGGACCCGTTTTGGAACGATTGCGGCAACGGATATTAAATTTGTTTCGCTACTTTTAA
- a CDS encoding tetratricopeptide repeat protein encodes MTEDRSAKVGGNADRSAIITGDSNTATITITNYYYHENTTVVPIESTDVSNENLPCPYRGLFHFGPDDAEFFFGREVFVEELFAATQNRNFIPVLGASGSGKSSVVLAGLVPKLQKAGHWLFTHFRPGSEPFHALAEALVPLYEPDKNATEQMGQARQLAEFFVNGSVPLQDVFSKIQRNYPNHRVLLIADQFEELYTLCADQKTRHSFLDILLASFQSSPGKTNVLVATMRADFLGNALSYPKFGDVLRNADVKIRSMNREELSQVIVKPPEKLGVTFQDGLVKRILDDVEDEPGNLPLLEFALTELWKRRKGKQLTHAAYEEIGEVQGALARHADENYGKLSAAQKEQVRQIFIQLVQPGEDRQDTRRVATKAELGEERWKLVTQLADDRLVVTSQNAANQETVEVVHEALIRNWEELRQWMNADRSFRAWQERLRFAMLQWQKMQRDEGALLRGAVLKEAEEKLEQRREELSKGEQEFIQASVALRRGGKQRIYLSLGGIGSILLLAVGFWGWLNYTTPGQLTQIRWNLRDVSQRTSSWYQFKAAVAFAEDENPDQALRLANQIQDSSDKARALSFIAQAYGKLNQPQTAADLLTQAIASAKKIQDSQYKAHALRAIAQAIDKLNQPEIAAALLDKALASANQIQDSFYKATVLSAIAEAYGKLNQPQTAVLLLEKVIASADKIQESYKKADALRAIAQAIGKLNQPEIAAALLEKVIASADKIQESYKKADALRAIAQAIGKLNQPEIAADLLTQAITSADKIQESRNKVDALSAIAEAYGKLNQPEIAATLLEGAIASANQIQDSRYKADALSAIAQAIGKLNQPEIAAALLEGALASAKAIQESQYKADALSVIAQAIGKLNQPDKAADLLKQAIASAKAIQESQYKADALRAIAQAYGKLNQPQTAAPLLEGAIASADKIQESQYKARALSAIAQAIGKLNQPEIAATLLEGAIASANQIQNSSANQIEDSSSKARALRAIAQAIGKLNQPQKAALLLEKALASANQIQHSTYKADALSAIAEAYGKLNQPQKAALLLEKALASANQIQHSIGAVNMLSTEADRKADALSAIAEAAANLKNWEQALKATQQCPSDNCKVELLAKVLTVHVEQQHPELKEEKENEEEE; translated from the coding sequence ATGACAGAAGACCGCAGTGCCAAAGTTGGGGGAAATGCTGACCGCAGTGCGATTATTACTGGAGATAGCAATACTGCTACTATCACTATCACTAACTACTATTACCATGAAAATACAACGGTAGTACCTATTGAATCTACTGATGTAAGTAACGAAAATCTTCCCTGTCCCTATCGCGGTTTGTTTCACTTTGGTCCCGATGATGCGGAGTTTTTCTTTGGACGTGAGGTATTTGTAGAAGAACTATTCGCGGCGACTCAAAACCGGAATTTTATACCCGTGTTAGGTGCGTCGGGAAGCGGAAAATCTTCGGTGGTGTTGGCGGGATTAGTGCCAAAGCTGCAAAAAGCAGGTCACTGGTTATTTACTCACTTCCGTCCCGGTTCAGAACCATTCCATGCTTTGGCTGAGGCGCTGGTTCCACTTTACGAGCCTGATAAAAATGCTACCGAACAAATGGGTCAAGCTCGTCAGTTAGCTGAATTTTTTGTGAATGGTTCCGTTCCTCTTCAAGATGTTTTCTCCAAAATTCAACGGAATTATCCCAATCATCGGGTTTTGTTGATTGCCGACCAGTTTGAAGAACTTTATACTTTGTGTGCGGATCAGAAAACTCGCCATAGTTTTTTAGATATCTTATTAGCCAGCTTTCAATCTTCCCCTGGCAAGACTAATGTGCTAGTTGCAACCATGCGGGCGGATTTCTTGGGGAATGCCCTCTCCTATCCTAAATTTGGTGATGTGTTACGAAATGCTGATGTCAAAATCAGGTCAATGAACCGTGAGGAACTTTCACAGGTGATTGTCAAGCCACCTGAAAAGTTGGGGGTGACATTTCAAGATGGACTGGTAAAACGCATTTTAGATGACGTGGAAGATGAACCGGGTAATTTACCTCTGCTAGAGTTTGCGTTGACGGAGTTGTGGAAACGGCGAAAGGGTAAACAGTTAACTCATGCAGCTTATGAGGAAATTGGTGAGGTACAAGGTGCGTTGGCTCGTCATGCAGATGAGAATTATGGTAAGTTGAGCGCAGCCCAGAAAGAACAGGTACGGCAGATTTTCATCCAATTAGTGCAACCGGGTGAAGACAGACAAGATACGCGACGAGTGGCGACGAAAGCCGAATTGGGTGAAGAACGGTGGAAATTGGTGACACAGTTGGCGGATGATCGATTAGTCGTCACCAGTCAAAATGCAGCTAACCAAGAAACTGTGGAAGTTGTTCATGAAGCATTGATTCGTAATTGGGAAGAACTGCGACAATGGATGAATGCAGACCGTAGCTTTCGCGCTTGGCAAGAAAGACTGCGGTTCGCAATGCTTCAATGGCAAAAAATGCAACGGGATGAAGGGGCATTGTTGCGGGGTGCAGTGTTAAAGGAAGCGGAAGAAAAGCTGGAACAACGCCGAGAAGAACTGAGCAAAGGAGAGCAAGAATTTATTCAAGCTAGCGTAGCACTGCGACGAGGTGGTAAGCAGCGAATTTACTTGAGTTTGGGGGGGATTGGGAGTATCCTTTTACTGGCGGTGGGGTTTTGGGGTTGGTTGAATTATACAACTCCGGGGCAATTGACTCAAATTCGCTGGAACTTGCGTGATGTGAGTCAGCGGACGAGTTCTTGGTATCAATTTAAAGCGGCTGTCGCCTTTGCTGAGGATGAAAATCCAGATCAAGCCTTAAGACTTGCCAACCAGATTCAGGATTCCTCTGACAAAGCAAGAGCCTTAAGTTTCATTGCCCAAGCCTATGGCAAGCTCAACCAACCCCAAACAGCCGCTGATTTGCTCACGCAAGCGATCGCCTCTGCCAAGAAGATTCAGGATTCCCAATACAAAGCCCATGCCTTAAGAGCCATTGCCCAAGCCATTGACAAGCTCAACCAACCAGAAATTGCCGCTGCCTTGCTCGATAAAGCACTCGCCTCTGCCAACCAGATTCAGGATTCCTTTTACAAAGCAACAGTCTTAAGTGCCATTGCCGAAGCTTATGGCAAGCTCAACCAACCCCAAACAGCTGTTCTCTTGCTCGAAAAAGTGATCGCCTCTGCCGACAAGATTCAGGAATCCTATAAGAAAGCCGATGCCTTAAGAGCCATTGCCCAAGCCATTGGCAAACTCAACCAACCAGAAATTGCCGCTGCCTTGCTCGAAAAAGTGATCGCCTCTGCCGACAAGATTCAGGAATCCTATAAGAAAGCCGATGCCTTAAGAGCCATTGCCCAAGCCATTGGCAAGCTCAACCAACCAGAAATTGCCGCTGATTTGCTCACGCAAGCGATCACCTCTGCCGACAAGATTCAGGAATCCCGTAACAAAGTCGATGCCTTAAGTGCCATTGCCGAAGCTTATGGCAAGCTCAACCAACCAGAAATTGCCGCTACCTTGCTCGAGGGAGCGATCGCCTCTGCCAACCAGATTCAGGATTCCCGTTACAAAGCCGATGCCTTAAGTGCCATTGCCCAAGCCATTGGCAAGCTCAACCAACCAGAAATTGCCGCTGCCTTGCTTGAGGGAGCGCTCGCCTCTGCCAAAGCGATTCAGGAATCCCAATACAAAGCCGATGCCTTAAGTGTCATTGCCCAAGCCATTGGCAAGCTCAACCAACCGGATAAAGCCGCTGATTTGCTCAAGCAAGCGATCGCCTCTGCCAAAGCGATTCAGGAATCCCAATACAAAGCCGATGCCTTAAGAGCCATTGCCCAAGCTTATGGCAAGCTCAACCAACCCCAAACAGCCGCTCCTTTGCTCGAGGGAGCGATCGCCTCTGCCGACAAGATTCAGGAATCCCAATACAAAGCAAGAGCCTTAAGTGCCATTGCCCAAGCCATTGGCAAGCTCAACCAACCAGAAATTGCCGCTACCTTGCTCGAGGGAGCGATCGCCTCTGCCAACCAGATTCAGAATTCCTCTGCCAACCAGATTGAGGATTCCAGTTCCAAAGCAAGAGCCTTAAGAGCCATTGCCCAAGCCATTGGCAAGCTCAACCAACCCCAAAAAGCCGCTCTTTTGCTCGAAAAAGCGCTCGCTTCTGCCAACCAGATTCAGCATTCCACTTACAAAGCCGATGCCTTAAGTGCCATTGCCGAAGCTTATGGCAAGCTCAACCAACCCCAAAAAGCCGCTCTTTTGCTCGAAAAAGCGCTCGCTTCTGCCAACCAGATTCAGCATTCCATTGGCGCAGTCAATATGTTGAGTACCGAAGCTGATCGCAAAGCCGATGCCTTAAGTGCCATTGCCGAAGCCGCAGCGAACCTGAAAAACTGGGAACAGGCACTGAAAGCTACGCAACAATGTCCCAGTGACAATTGTAAGGTGGAATTGCTGGCGAAAGTTTTAACGGTTCATGTGGAGCAGCAGCATCCTGAGTTGAAGGAGGAGAAGGAGAATGAGGAGGAGGAGTGA
- a CDS encoding alkaline phosphatase family protein produces the protein MIQFLRGLLRTLIWFAVGLLCAFLFATGFSFTQLTTIATSPNHRGSPNTYTSDGKLTGRFVNKVSQSKVPKNKVPKVIVISLDGATPRLVNQYLTDGVLSQSQGIGLLQSQGVAAQQNITITPSLTAPAHIAIGTGSTAANNDINANSFHLVASPFNQNISGFAAPIGGYEFDIHGPSESVDPTAEPLWLALRENGKKVLAATFPGADGANITVPGLTNSPIVQSASKRTVDYTIPYGTFAGTGARGFSLTAEDFASASQTILDQLQGAGKVSYSPVLETNKSFDTFTVGGVNYNIQAAALDTTNNNQVDYDTLVFFDDTQGIQPGPFSLPSTGPAYVRASDQKSSRFYLEGSSNKAGTAFYVTTLAPDLSTIRFVRYSANYIPRNSAVLADVDDINNNVGFWAPEPDYRITERLSRGLENFSDTELEAVYQDQVRTFVDYQSRVGLRAISKNPDADLTLLYIQQPDGAEHQFFITDSRQATDPSDPNSIGQGQDQEKIARYQSYIQAAYQAADRAVQRVIDAVGTDDQGRPNSNIIVVSDHGFDPFHTAVNINNFLRNQGFDSNKVRAVSSGPAVNIYINLEGREPNGTVSREEYITLQQKVADALKSFVDSNSYYAYGGNVPVFDKIYTRPIPKDLNDSSFGLSTSDFIGQDSGDVFALLTEGYNFDGTQTPVVQRLGDTASSSPVLSVPNFYGAHGYDPILPNMSAIFYAAGPDIQPGQLEQVRNIDIAPTILRLLDVKPARTVQGKAIFK, from the coding sequence ATGATTCAATTCTTGAGAGGTCTTCTACGAACACTGATCTGGTTTGCAGTTGGCTTGCTCTGTGCATTCCTATTTGCGACAGGGTTTTCCTTTACCCAGCTAACTACAATCGCAACCAGCCCTAATCATCGAGGTTCTCCCAATACATACACTAGTGATGGCAAATTGACAGGGCGCTTCGTCAACAAGGTTTCTCAGAGTAAAGTTCCCAAGAATAAAGTTCCCAAGGTTATTGTGATTTCCTTGGATGGTGCAACACCACGATTGGTTAACCAATACCTGACCGATGGAGTACTCAGCCAAAGTCAAGGTATAGGGTTACTGCAAAGCCAGGGAGTTGCTGCTCAACAAAATATTACAATCACTCCATCTCTTACTGCTCCCGCACATATCGCGATTGGAACAGGCTCTACAGCAGCAAACAACGATATCAACGCCAACTCATTCCATCTAGTTGCTAGTCCGTTTAACCAGAATATTAGCGGTTTTGCTGCCCCGATCGGCGGTTACGAATTTGATATTCATGGACCTTCTGAAAGCGTAGATCCAACAGCTGAACCACTGTGGCTAGCTTTGAGAGAAAATGGCAAAAAAGTTCTTGCTGCCACATTTCCGGGCGCAGATGGAGCAAATATCACCGTCCCAGGTTTAACAAACAGCCCAATTGTGCAGTCAGCCAGTAAAAGGACTGTAGATTATACAATACCTTACGGAACCTTCGCTGGAACTGGAGCGCGAGGTTTTAGCCTGACAGCAGAAGACTTTGCTTCTGCTTCCCAAACAATTCTTGACCAGCTGCAAGGAGCTGGCAAAGTGTCCTACAGCCCTGTTTTGGAAACCAACAAATCTTTTGATACGTTTACAGTTGGCGGGGTAAATTACAATATTCAGGCGGCAGCTCTCGATACCACCAATAATAACCAAGTTGATTACGATACATTGGTTTTCTTTGATGACACTCAAGGTATCCAGCCAGGTCCCTTTAGCTTGCCTTCCACTGGACCTGCTTACGTGCGCGCCAGTGACCAAAAATCCAGCCGATTCTACTTAGAGGGCAGCTCCAATAAAGCAGGAACTGCCTTTTACGTGACAACCTTAGCACCTGACTTATCCACTATTCGTTTCGTTCGCTACTCTGCTAACTACATCCCAAGAAACTCAGCAGTACTAGCGGATGTGGATGATATCAATAATAATGTTGGTTTCTGGGCACCCGAGCCTGACTATCGTATCACTGAGCGACTCAGCCGTGGACTGGAGAACTTTTCTGACACGGAATTAGAAGCTGTTTACCAAGACCAAGTTCGGACGTTCGTTGATTACCAATCTCGTGTTGGTTTACGGGCAATCAGCAAGAACCCCGATGCTGACTTGACATTGCTCTACATCCAGCAACCCGATGGTGCAGAACACCAATTTTTCATTACTGACTCACGTCAAGCAACTGATCCCAGTGATCCTAACTCAATTGGACAAGGTCAAGATCAGGAGAAGATAGCCCGTTACCAAAGCTATATACAAGCAGCTTATCAAGCAGCTGATCGCGCAGTGCAAAGAGTGATTGATGCCGTTGGTACTGATGACCAAGGCAGACCGAACAGCAATATCATTGTTGTTTCCGACCACGGGTTTGACCCCTTCCACACAGCGGTCAATATCAATAACTTCCTTCGCAACCAAGGCTTCGACTCCAACAAAGTTCGAGCTGTTTCCTCCGGACCTGCGGTCAACATTTACATTAACCTGGAGGGACGAGAACCTAATGGTACTGTGAGTCGTGAAGAGTACATTACTCTGCAACAAAAGGTAGCAGATGCGCTCAAGTCCTTTGTAGACAGCAACTCATACTATGCCTATGGTGGTAATGTCCCTGTCTTTGACAAAATTTATACCCGACCTATCCCTAAAGACCTGAATGATTCCTCTTTTGGTCTAAGCACCAGCGATTTCATTGGTCAAGATAGCGGTGATGTCTTTGCCCTACTCACAGAGGGTTACAACTTCGACGGTACTCAAACTCCAGTAGTGCAGCGTTTGGGGGACACCGCCTCTAGTAGTCCTGTATTATCTGTGCCCAATTTCTACGGCGCACACGGCTATGACCCAATTCTGCCAAATATGAGTGCGATTTTCTATGCAGCTGGTCCAGACATTCAACCTGGTCAGTTGGAGCAGGTGCGTAATATTGACATTGCACCAACCATCCTAAGATTACTGGACGTTAAGCCAGCACGAACAGTGCAGGGGAAAGCGATTTTCAAATAG